Proteins from a single region of Crassaminicella profunda:
- a CDS encoding ATP-binding response regulator, which translates to MDNLKKTKILIADDSQLNLRIIGDVIKSNGYEPIVVSRGNEVFKYAKKEKPELILLDIIMPKMDGYEVCEILKTNKETKDIPIIFLTGQSKIEDVAKGFEVGAVDYINKPFHEVELIARVKTHLQLKKLHDKLRKSNKQLHKMNIELLKANEIIQYNKLQTEFFANISHEFRTPLNLIFSTIQLFELCMQDHLDTKDSKYIKIMKQNCYRLLRLVNNLIDITKIDSGYFEIQLQNHDIVQIVENITLSISEYIERNDLSLIFDTDVEEKMIACDVDKIERMILNLLSNAVKFTKPGGKILVRIYDQKEHVLISVKDTGKGIPKNKIDTIFERFMQIDKSLSRKKEGSGIGLSLVKALVQMHKGEIFVKSEYGKGTEFIIKLPAKVLPIEDKEIQVDDNYNQHNYIENINIEFSDIYSIG; encoded by the coding sequence ATGGATAATTTAAAAAAAACAAAAATATTAATTGCAGACGATAGTCAATTAAATCTTCGGATTATTGGAGATGTGATTAAGAGTAATGGATATGAGCCAATTGTAGTGTCACGAGGGAATGAGGTTTTTAAATATGCTAAGAAAGAAAAACCAGAACTAATTTTATTAGATATAATAATGCCTAAAATGGATGGATATGAAGTTTGTGAAATATTAAAAACAAACAAAGAAACGAAAGATATTCCCATAATTTTTCTTACAGGACAATCGAAAATAGAGGATGTTGCAAAGGGTTTCGAAGTAGGGGCTGTAGATTATATCAATAAACCATTTCATGAAGTAGAATTAATAGCTAGAGTAAAGACACATCTACAATTAAAGAAATTACATGATAAATTAAGAAAAAGCAATAAACAACTACATAAAATGAACATAGAACTTCTTAAAGCTAATGAGATCATCCAATATAATAAATTACAAACAGAATTTTTTGCAAATATTTCTCATGAATTTAGAACACCTTTAAATCTGATCTTTAGTACTATACAACTATTTGAATTGTGCATGCAGGATCATCTAGATACTAAAGATAGTAAATATATAAAGATTATGAAGCAAAATTGCTATCGACTTTTAAGACTAGTGAATAATTTAATTGATATTACTAAAATTGATTCAGGATATTTTGAAATTCAATTACAAAATCACGATATTGTACAAATTGTTGAAAATATCACATTGTCTATTTCAGAGTATATAGAGCGTAATGATCTTTCTTTAATATTTGATACAGATGTAGAAGAAAAGATGATTGCTTGTGATGTAGATAAAATTGAAAGAATGATATTGAACCTTTTATCAAATGCTGTAAAATTTACAAAGCCAGGCGGAAAAATTCTTGTAAGAATATATGATCAAAAGGAACATGTATTAATCTCTGTAAAAGATACAGGGAAAGGTATTCCCAAAAATAAAATAGATACTATTTTTGAAAGGTTTATGCAGATAGATAAATCTTTATCTAGAAAAAAAGAAGGCAGTGGTATTGGATTATCTCTTGTTAAAGCTCTTGTTCAAATGCATAAAGGAGAAATTTTTGTTAAAAGTGAATATGGTAAAGGAACTGAATTTATTATAAAGCTTCCAGCTAAAGTGTTACCAATAGAAGATAAAGAAATACAAGTAGATGATAATTATAATCAACATAATTATATAGAGAATATAAATATTGAATTTTCAGACATATATTCAATAGGCTAA